From Oncorhynchus keta strain PuntledgeMale-10-30-2019 chromosome 8, Oket_V2, whole genome shotgun sequence:
GATGACGAGCACTTCCTACTGACAGGGGTCACACTGGCCGACCGCAGAGGGTGAGATTGATCATATACTGTACTACCATCATGACATATAACAAAGTGCAGGCAAGTATTTGTATGTCATACTTTTGCTACCTCGCCCCACTATAACTCTTATTTCCCCAACTAGCTACAAGGTGCAATAGGGCTGGCCCCATAGAACATTTAGTTGGGCTCAGAGGGAGAAGGCGAGGTGAGCACTCTGTCTTCCCTCCTTCAGTGAGATGAATGTCCTGTCTCATTTGACCTCTCTGAGAAGGTGAGGCCTACAGTAAGCTCTGCTGGCGCTGCTGCTCTCCCAAAACCACCTAATCCTGGATAGAGCCTCCtgaacacagacatgcagacagacatgcagacagacatgcagacagacatgcagacagaaagacagacagacagacatgcagacagacatgcagacagacatgcagacagacagatagacagacagacagacaaagagagagagagtcagatagCGAGACAGACAGTCTGGCTCATGTCAACATCCTGTCTCCACAGGGTGTGGAATGTATGGAGGGTAAATCATCATTCAGTGGCAGAAGTACAATACCTCTGGTATCCCTATACAATGCCCTTCTCAATGGGGAACGCACCACACTCCTACTTTAATGTCCTACCGATGCAGTAGGGGaagtgagggggaggggaagaaaaTATGTCTCTAAAGCAGTAGGTGTAGGGGCTTAGGATGCCCCGTTGTCATGCATACTTCTACTGGATAAGCAGAGCTGTAAATATAAAGTAGGGGTACAAATGTCTACTTTACCATCCCACACCCTCATGTCCTAGTATCCTGCATGTTCTACAcgcttagaaaaaagggttccaaaagggttcttcggctgtcccaataggataaccttttttggttccaggttgtcttccatgtagaaccctctgtgtaaagggttctacctggaaccaaaaatagttattcaaagggttcccctatggggacagccaaagaacccttttaggttctagattgcACTTTTTTTCTAATAGTGTGTTTAGGATGTGGGCAGGGGAGTACCCATGCGTACATATACACAACTACATTGGACTTCAAGGAACAATGATACATGTATTGTAGTATGTTCTTACTGCTTTTTGTACTCAtagtcctcttcatcctcccctctctctgtctttgatCAAGGTCCCACAAGAAGAacaaggaggaagggaaggagaagaaCAAGCCAATCACAGAGAAGGGCCACTGCTTCTGGGACAGCGTCACCATGACGATGAGGCAGATCACGCCCACCAGGAAACTGGACAAGCTGGAGGGCTGGGAGCCGCCGCAGTTGCCCGACCAAACCGAGACACCCACCGAGGAGGCAATGGAGGCTCAGAGTGGGACCAGGGACTCGCCTGTGTCCTTCCCCCAGGCCCTGGGGCTCCCGCTGGGGCTGCCCTCCTGGACAGGTCTGGGTCTAGAGGAAGACTCGTCGCACTACGCCAACCTGTCAGAATCGCGGGATTCCACGGCCGTCAGGTGGACAGCCCGCGCCAAAGGCAAGCTGGCCGGAATCAGGAGGCGGAGCCGAGGGAGTGTTTCGGAGACATGGGAGGGGTTTAAATAAAAGCTTTACCCCTTACCTGGCCGCAATCCCTGCCCCTCACCTCATTCCTCAAATTAAGAGGAGGGAAAAAGacatgcctgtctgtctctgtgctgcATAAAGAACTGATTTTGTATTCCTCCATTGACATTCTGAGTGCAGTCCTGACTTTTCTGTACAGCATAGACGAACACAGCCCATATATCCCTGACTGTTCACTCCACAACATAGCAGATGAACTTACAAAGCAGACAAGGTCACTAAAATCTATTATTATTGACTTTGTGTTGAAACTGTGTTTTAATGTTGCAGAGACATTGAGCCTGGGAACACATTGTTCTAGGTTGATCTGAGTGGACTGGTTTGGCAGTGTAGAGAAAAGGGTCACCATCTTGAAAAGGATGTCATAGATAAGAGGTTGGAAAGTAAAAAAGCAAACACATGAAGGCCTTACACTACCTTAAACTGTGCTATCCACTGGCCTTTGACCATTTTATATTATCAAGCCAAGAGAATGATTTCCAAAGGAGATTTTGTATTGTAACATAGGCATTCATGTTTTATGCTAGAGTGTAGTTTGAGAACAAGACCAACTATGCTACTGTAGGCCTTATTTAATTATACATTTTCCATGTTGTTTGCCCTCCCTGGCCCTGCAGTAAATGTCTACTGGGAGAGGAATGTGTCAGAAGTCTTAGCTCCTAATAAGCATAGCTAAAAGGCTTAAAATGCTTTGTCCAATAATGTGTAATTAGCCTTCCAGGCTCTGAACCATACGTGCAAATGTGTGTTAGCGAATATAGGCTGCTGAATCTGGAGTATTGTTAATGATGATATGATCTAAATGTTGTTACAAGCCCAGCAGATGGCGCTCTGTTGGAGTGTCATGAATACTGTACATTCAAATCTAATGATAAGAAACATTTTCCATGCAATAAGAGGACTGAGCGCCATTTTCTGCATGCAGTCTGTGTGCTGTTTCCCCGATTAGACAAAAAGCCGTGATGTGCCTTTCTCTACCGTATGTGTTGTGGCATGCTTCTCTGCTCACCATATTGGAATAGACTACTACTAGACCAAGCTCACCATGAGGATCAAATAATGTGATGGGCAATCCCAGCATGCATCACTGCTGCACCCCTCCCTGGTTTTGACTAAATGGTTTTCAGCTACGGACAGATTTGACTTTTTGTAGCAGGCTAGGAGAACTCACACAGCAGGTTAGGacaattaggttaaggttaggaaaagggttagggttagcaaaaATGCAAAAACTCCCGGTACGACTAGAACATACAACTAGAACATACGACTAGAACATACAACTAGAACATACGACTAGAAAATACAACTAGAACATACAACTAGAAAATATACCATCTAGTATACCATCTAGCCACACCCCTCCCTTCTCATTCATGGCCATAAGAAACTTCCTGTATTCCAGTTATGGTTTCCAACAATTTTGCCAGCAGCCGAGGTGCTTTTGGGACTGTGACAAAAACTAATTCAACAGACATTGTTAACATGagatctgttgttgtatgtgCCTATGTAAATGTGTGTTGGTGCTTTAATAGGATAGCAGTGAGTTATTGAAGAAtcattttatttcattttcatAGCAAAAACACtgattgttttgtgtgtgattGCAATTGTATATTTTAATTCCAAACAGAATCAGGCTTTCCACTT
This genomic window contains:
- the si:ch211-225h24.2 gene encoding testis development-related protein: MFKKSKSKVLVDYVSEEDEISWHHQHTYKDKDPEGEDEEEAVSPVSKEVKVKKVKSKKERRDKKMFSSQDDEHFLLTGVTLADRRGSHKKNKEEGKEKNKPITEKGHCFWDSVTMTMRQITPTRKLDKLEGWEPPQLPDQTETPTEEAMEAQSGTRDSPVSFPQALGLPLGLPSWTGLGLEEDSSHYANLSESRDSTAVRWTARAKGKLAGIRRRSRGSVSETWEGFK